CTGACTTCAGAGCAGCGGCAAAAGGTAGTTGAACATCTGGAAAAGAAACACGCTCGGAGGGGAGTATGAGTGAAGGCAGAACCAAGGGAGACCAGGCGCCAGAGTTAAGTCAGGAAATGAAACAGTATTTTCGCACCTATTGGGGGAACTTCCCCTTTCCTGTCATGCTGGTGCACCGCACGAGAATAATTATGGAGCGTAATGCCCTGGCAGAAGCGCTTGGGTGTGTGCCGGGTGCCCGCTGTTCGGACCAGGGAACGAAAGAGAGTCACAAGGGGTGCCTGGCAAATCTTGCCCTGCGTGAACAGAGTGCGCAACGGCGGGTCGGATACTTGAAGGAATTTGGCATGATCCTGGATGCTTACTGGATACCACTGGTGGACTTTCCCGACTATTTCCTGCATTTCTCTATTGACATCACCGAGTACGCCGCAGAGCATATGAAATTGGTCGAACTGTAGCCCTGTTGGAGTGTATCGGAAAGGCGCCTGTGGAAAATCAACCGCTTATCCATATCCTGATTATAGAAGACGATCGACGTTTGGCTCAACTGATCAGCGAGTACCTGCAGAGTCATGGGTTGGTGGTGAGGGTGGAGACTGACGGAGAACGCGGTCTGCGGGAGGCATTGCGCCACCGTTATGATGTCATCCTTCTTGATCTCGGCCTGCCTGGGCGTGATGGGATATCGGTCTGCCAGCAACTTCGCGGTCATTCCGATATTCCCATACTCATTACCACAGCGCGGGGCGAAGAAGCGGACAAAGTTCTTGGCCTGGAGGTGGGAGCCGATGACTATATCGCGAAACCCTATTCGCCTCGTGAACTGCTGGCCCGCATCCGTGCTTTTACTCGCCGGATGCGGGGGCAGGTGGGTCCGCGTCATGCCGTGTTGCAGGTTGGGAGTCTGTGCCTTGAGCCTGAGGCTTTGCAGGCAACCCTGGACAGTTCGAGGCTTGATCTGACCAGTTATGAGTTTGCCCTTCTGTACGCCCTGGCCAGTAATGCGGGCCAGGTGCTGTCCCGTGAACGTCTTATGGAGCTTGCCCGTGGAAGTTCTGATGATGCCTTTGACCGATCCGTCGATGTGCATATTTCGCGATTGCGCCAGAAGCTGGGTGATAACTCACGTCCTGTGAAGATGATTCGAACCGTACGCGGTGCAGGCTACCAGTTCGTAGCAGGGGGCAGGCAATGAATATTTCCCGTCGTCTTTTCTGGCGCATCTATCTCAATGGATTGTTGCTGCTTATTGTCGTTGCTGCTGCGGGCACCCTGCTGGCTATCTTCGTGCCGGTGGAATCCCGATATGCAGGCCGCGCTGAACAGCTCTCCCGATTTCTTACGCTGGAGCTCTCACGTCACGCCCCGGATCTGGAGGTACTGCAGCCTACACTGGATCTGCTGGCGCAGGAAGGCATTAACAGTGCGATTTATCGTCTGGATGGGCAGCCCATCGCGCTAGCCGGGGATATCATCCCCCGACCCCTTGGGGAGAAGGAGAGAGAAAAAATCGGCCGTTGGCATCCTCTTCGCCAGAAGCAGTGGGTACATGCCATAGCACTGGAGACCACACCACCTGCCTACCTGTTGTTATCCAG
This portion of the Desulfurispirillum indicum S5 genome encodes:
- a CDS encoding response regulator transcription factor codes for the protein MENQPLIHILIIEDDRRLAQLISEYLQSHGLVVRVETDGERGLREALRHRYDVILLDLGLPGRDGISVCQQLRGHSDIPILITTARGEEADKVLGLEVGADDYIAKPYSPRELLARIRAFTRRMRGQVGPRHAVLQVGSLCLEPEALQATLDSSRLDLTSYEFALLYALASNAGQVLSRERLMELARGSSDDAFDRSVDVHISRLRQKLGDNSRPVKMIRTVRGAGYQFVAGGRQ